One genomic segment of Streptomyces liangshanensis includes these proteins:
- a CDS encoding MBL fold metallo-hydrolase, whose protein sequence is MKLTKKTHACVRLEKDGRTLVVDPGMFTEADAAVGADALLVTHEHPDHFAEDRLRAGLEANPAAELWAPRSVAGQISAAFPGRVHTVGHGDTFDAAGFDVRVHGELHAVIHPDLPRVTNVGYLVDGSLFHPGDALTVPDQPVDTLLLPLQAPWSKVSEVIEYLREVKPARAYDVHDALLADPGLGLYGSLLGSLGGTDHSHLAPGTSVDV, encoded by the coding sequence GTGAAGCTCACCAAGAAGACACACGCCTGCGTCCGGCTGGAGAAGGACGGGCGGACCCTGGTCGTCGACCCCGGGATGTTCACCGAGGCGGACGCCGCGGTCGGCGCGGACGCCCTGCTCGTCACGCACGAGCACCCCGACCACTTCGCCGAGGACCGGCTGCGGGCGGGCCTGGAGGCCAACCCCGCCGCCGAGCTGTGGGCGCCGCGCAGCGTGGCCGGGCAGATCTCCGCGGCCTTCCCCGGCCGCGTGCACACCGTGGGCCACGGCGACACCTTCGACGCGGCCGGGTTCGACGTCCGGGTCCACGGCGAACTGCACGCCGTGATCCACCCCGACCTCCCGCGCGTCACCAACGTCGGCTACCTCGTCGACGGGTCGCTCTTCCACCCGGGCGACGCGCTCACCGTGCCCGACCAGCCGGTCGACACCCTGCTGCTGCCCCTCCAGGCGCCCTGGAGCAAGGTCTCCGAGGTGATCGAGTACCTGCGCGAGGTCAAGCCGGCCCGTGCGTACGACGTCCACGACGCGCTGCTCGCCGACCCCGGCCTGGGGCTCTACGGGAGCCTGCTCGGGTCCCTGGGCGGTACGGACCACAGCCACCTGGCGCCGGGCACCTCCGTGGACGTCTGA